A window of Peromyscus eremicus chromosome 7, PerEre_H2_v1, whole genome shotgun sequence contains these coding sequences:
- the Htr3a gene encoding 5-hydroxytryptamine receptor 3A isoform X1: MLLCMPQVLLALVLSLLLAQAEASRRAATRARNTTLPALLRLSDHLLVNYRKGVRPVRDWRKPTTVSIDVIMYAILNVDEKNQVLTTYIWYRQFWTDEFLQWTPEDFDNITKLSIPTDSIWVPDILINEFVDVGKSPSIPYVYVHHQGEVQNYKPLQVVTACSLDIYNFPFDVQNCSLTFTSWLHTIQDINISLWRSPEEVRSDKSVFMNQGEWELLGVLTQFQEFSMETSSSYAEMKFYVVIRRRPLFYAVSLLLPSIFLMVVDIVGFCLPPDSGERVSFKITLLLGYSVFLIIVSDTLPATAIGTPLIGVYFVVCMALLVISLAETIFIVRLVHKQDLQRPVPAWLRHLVLEKTAWLLCLGEQQPMAHRHPATSQANKTEDCSGSLLLPAMGNHFSHVGGPQDLEKTLRGRSSPPPPPREASLAVRGLLQELSSIRHFLEKRDEMREVARDWLRVGHVLDRLLFRIYLLAVLAYSITLVTLWSIWHYS, from the exons ATGCTGCTCTGCATGCCGCAGGTGCTGTTGGCCCTGGTCCTCTCCCTGCTTCTGGCCCAGGCCGAAG CCAGTCGGAGGGCGGCCACCCGGGCCCGCAACACCACCCTTCCCGCTCTGCTCAGGCTGTCTGATCACCTCCTGGTCAACTATAGGAAGGGGGTGCGGCCCGTGCGGGACTGGAGGAAGCCTACTACCGTGTCCATCGATGTCATCATGTATGCCATCCTCAACGTG gATGAGAAGAACCAGGTGCTGACCACCTACATCTGGTACCGGCAG TTCTGGACTGATGAGTTTCTGCAGTGGACTCCTGAGGACTTTGACAATATCACCAAACTGTCCATCCCCACAGACAGCATCTGGGTCCCTGACATTCTCATCAATGAGTT TGTGGACGTGGGGAAGTCTCCGAGCATCCCTTATGTGTACGTGCATCATCAAGGTGAAGTCCAAAACTACAAGCCCCTCCAGGTGGTGACCGCCTGTAGCCTGGACATCTATAACTTCCCCTTTGATGTACAGAACTGCTCTCTGACCTTCACCAGCTGGCTGCATACCA TCCAGGACATCAACATTTCCCTGTGGCGATCACCAGAAGAAGTGAGGTCAGACAAGAGCGTCTTCATGAATCAGGGCGAGTGGGAGTTGCTGGGAGTGCTGACCCAGTTTCAGGAGTTTAGCATGGAAACCAGTAGCAGCTATGCCGAAATGAAGTTCTAT GTGGTCATCCGACGGCGGCCTTTGTTCTACGCAGTCAGTCTCTTGCTGCCCAGTATCTTCCTCATGGTTGTAGACATTGTGGGCTTTTGCCTGCCCCCAGACAGTGGCGAGAGAGTCTCCTTCAAGATCACACTCCTTCTGGGATACTCAGTCTTTCTCATCATCGTGTCAGACACACTGCCGGCAACGGCCATCGGCACTCCCCTCATTG gtgtCTACTTTGTGGTGTGCATGGCTCTGCTGGTGATAAGCCTTGCTGAGACCATCTTCATTGTGCGGCTGGTGCACAAGCAGGACCTACAGCGGCCAGTACCGGCCTGGCTAAGGCACCTGGTCCTAGAGAAAACAGCCTGGCTGCTTTGTCTAGGGGAGCAGCAGCCCATGGCCCATAGGCACCCAGCCACCTCCCAAGCCAACAAGACTGAGGACTGCTCAG GCTCACTTCTTCTTCCAGCCATGGGAAACCACTTCAGCCATGTTGGGGGACCCCAGGACTTGGAGAAGACCCTGAGGGGCAGAAGTAGCCCTCCTCCACCACCTAGAGAGGCCTCGCTGGCTGTGCGTGGGCTCCTGCAAGAGCTGTCCTCCATCCGCCACTTCCTGGAGAAGCGGGATGAGATGCGGGAGGTGGCTCGGGACTGGCTGAGAGTGGGACACGTGCTGGACAGGCTGCTCTTCCGAATCTACCTGCTGGCTGTGCTGGCCTACAGCATCACCCTGGTCACACTCTGGTCCATTTGGCATTATTCTTGA
- the Htr3a gene encoding 5-hydroxytryptamine receptor 3A isoform X3, whose translation MLLCMPQVLLALVLSLLLAQAEGKEAATRARNTTLPALLRLSDHLLVNYRKGVRPVRDWRKPTTVSIDVIMYAILNVDEKNQVLTTYIWYRQFWTDEFLQWTPEDFDNITKLSIPTDSIWVPDILINEFVDVGKSPSIPYVYVHHQGEVQNYKPLQVVTACSLDIYNFPFDVQNCSLTFTSWLHTIQDINISLWRSPEEVRSDKSVFMNQGEWELLGVLTQFQEFSMETSSSYAEMKFYVVIRRRPLFYAVSLLLPSIFLMVVDIVGFCLPPDSGERVSFKITLLLGYSVFLIIVSDTLPATAIGTPLIGVYFVVCMALLVISLAETIFIVRLVHKQDLQRPVPAWLRHLVLEKTAWLLCLGEQQPMAHRHPATSQANKTEDCSAMGNHFSHVGGPQDLEKTLRGRSSPPPPPREASLAVRGLLQELSSIRHFLEKRDEMREVARDWLRVGHVLDRLLFRIYLLAVLAYSITLVTLWSIWHYS comes from the exons ATGCTGCTCTGCATGCCGCAGGTGCTGTTGGCCCTGGTCCTCTCCCTGCTTCTGGCCCAGGCCGAAGGTAAGGA GGCGGCCACCCGGGCCCGCAACACCACCCTTCCCGCTCTGCTCAGGCTGTCTGATCACCTCCTGGTCAACTATAGGAAGGGGGTGCGGCCCGTGCGGGACTGGAGGAAGCCTACTACCGTGTCCATCGATGTCATCATGTATGCCATCCTCAACGTG gATGAGAAGAACCAGGTGCTGACCACCTACATCTGGTACCGGCAG TTCTGGACTGATGAGTTTCTGCAGTGGACTCCTGAGGACTTTGACAATATCACCAAACTGTCCATCCCCACAGACAGCATCTGGGTCCCTGACATTCTCATCAATGAGTT TGTGGACGTGGGGAAGTCTCCGAGCATCCCTTATGTGTACGTGCATCATCAAGGTGAAGTCCAAAACTACAAGCCCCTCCAGGTGGTGACCGCCTGTAGCCTGGACATCTATAACTTCCCCTTTGATGTACAGAACTGCTCTCTGACCTTCACCAGCTGGCTGCATACCA TCCAGGACATCAACATTTCCCTGTGGCGATCACCAGAAGAAGTGAGGTCAGACAAGAGCGTCTTCATGAATCAGGGCGAGTGGGAGTTGCTGGGAGTGCTGACCCAGTTTCAGGAGTTTAGCATGGAAACCAGTAGCAGCTATGCCGAAATGAAGTTCTAT GTGGTCATCCGACGGCGGCCTTTGTTCTACGCAGTCAGTCTCTTGCTGCCCAGTATCTTCCTCATGGTTGTAGACATTGTGGGCTTTTGCCTGCCCCCAGACAGTGGCGAGAGAGTCTCCTTCAAGATCACACTCCTTCTGGGATACTCAGTCTTTCTCATCATCGTGTCAGACACACTGCCGGCAACGGCCATCGGCACTCCCCTCATTG gtgtCTACTTTGTGGTGTGCATGGCTCTGCTGGTGATAAGCCTTGCTGAGACCATCTTCATTGTGCGGCTGGTGCACAAGCAGGACCTACAGCGGCCAGTACCGGCCTGGCTAAGGCACCTGGTCCTAGAGAAAACAGCCTGGCTGCTTTGTCTAGGGGAGCAGCAGCCCATGGCCCATAGGCACCCAGCCACCTCCCAAGCCAACAAGACTGAGGACTGCTCAG CCATGGGAAACCACTTCAGCCATGTTGGGGGACCCCAGGACTTGGAGAAGACCCTGAGGGGCAGAAGTAGCCCTCCTCCACCACCTAGAGAGGCCTCGCTGGCTGTGCGTGGGCTCCTGCAAGAGCTGTCCTCCATCCGCCACTTCCTGGAGAAGCGGGATGAGATGCGGGAGGTGGCTCGGGACTGGCTGAGAGTGGGACACGTGCTGGACAGGCTGCTCTTCCGAATCTACCTGCTGGCTGTGCTGGCCTACAGCATCACCCTGGTCACACTCTGGTCCATTTGGCATTATTCTTGA
- the Htr3a gene encoding 5-hydroxytryptamine receptor 3A isoform X2 has translation MLLCMPQVLLALVLSLLLAQAEASRRAATRARNTTLPALLRLSDHLLVNYRKGVRPVRDWRKPTTVSIDVIMYAILNVDEKNQVLTTYIWYRQFWTDEFLQWTPEDFDNITKLSIPTDSIWVPDILINEFVDVGKSPSIPYVYVHHQGEVQNYKPLQVVTACSLDIYNFPFDVQNCSLTFTSWLHTIQDINISLWRSPEEVRSDKSVFMNQGEWELLGVLTQFQEFSMETSSSYAEMKFYVVIRRRPLFYAVSLLLPSIFLMVVDIVGFCLPPDSGERVSFKITLLLGYSVFLIIVSDTLPATAIGTPLIGVYFVVCMALLVISLAETIFIVRLVHKQDLQRPVPAWLRHLVLEKTAWLLCLGEQQPMAHRHPATSQANKTEDCSAMGNHFSHVGGPQDLEKTLRGRSSPPPPPREASLAVRGLLQELSSIRHFLEKRDEMREVARDWLRVGHVLDRLLFRIYLLAVLAYSITLVTLWSIWHYS, from the exons ATGCTGCTCTGCATGCCGCAGGTGCTGTTGGCCCTGGTCCTCTCCCTGCTTCTGGCCCAGGCCGAAG CCAGTCGGAGGGCGGCCACCCGGGCCCGCAACACCACCCTTCCCGCTCTGCTCAGGCTGTCTGATCACCTCCTGGTCAACTATAGGAAGGGGGTGCGGCCCGTGCGGGACTGGAGGAAGCCTACTACCGTGTCCATCGATGTCATCATGTATGCCATCCTCAACGTG gATGAGAAGAACCAGGTGCTGACCACCTACATCTGGTACCGGCAG TTCTGGACTGATGAGTTTCTGCAGTGGACTCCTGAGGACTTTGACAATATCACCAAACTGTCCATCCCCACAGACAGCATCTGGGTCCCTGACATTCTCATCAATGAGTT TGTGGACGTGGGGAAGTCTCCGAGCATCCCTTATGTGTACGTGCATCATCAAGGTGAAGTCCAAAACTACAAGCCCCTCCAGGTGGTGACCGCCTGTAGCCTGGACATCTATAACTTCCCCTTTGATGTACAGAACTGCTCTCTGACCTTCACCAGCTGGCTGCATACCA TCCAGGACATCAACATTTCCCTGTGGCGATCACCAGAAGAAGTGAGGTCAGACAAGAGCGTCTTCATGAATCAGGGCGAGTGGGAGTTGCTGGGAGTGCTGACCCAGTTTCAGGAGTTTAGCATGGAAACCAGTAGCAGCTATGCCGAAATGAAGTTCTAT GTGGTCATCCGACGGCGGCCTTTGTTCTACGCAGTCAGTCTCTTGCTGCCCAGTATCTTCCTCATGGTTGTAGACATTGTGGGCTTTTGCCTGCCCCCAGACAGTGGCGAGAGAGTCTCCTTCAAGATCACACTCCTTCTGGGATACTCAGTCTTTCTCATCATCGTGTCAGACACACTGCCGGCAACGGCCATCGGCACTCCCCTCATTG gtgtCTACTTTGTGGTGTGCATGGCTCTGCTGGTGATAAGCCTTGCTGAGACCATCTTCATTGTGCGGCTGGTGCACAAGCAGGACCTACAGCGGCCAGTACCGGCCTGGCTAAGGCACCTGGTCCTAGAGAAAACAGCCTGGCTGCTTTGTCTAGGGGAGCAGCAGCCCATGGCCCATAGGCACCCAGCCACCTCCCAAGCCAACAAGACTGAGGACTGCTCAG CCATGGGAAACCACTTCAGCCATGTTGGGGGACCCCAGGACTTGGAGAAGACCCTGAGGGGCAGAAGTAGCCCTCCTCCACCACCTAGAGAGGCCTCGCTGGCTGTGCGTGGGCTCCTGCAAGAGCTGTCCTCCATCCGCCACTTCCTGGAGAAGCGGGATGAGATGCGGGAGGTGGCTCGGGACTGGCTGAGAGTGGGACACGTGCTGGACAGGCTGCTCTTCCGAATCTACCTGCTGGCTGTGCTGGCCTACAGCATCACCCTGGTCACACTCTGGTCCATTTGGCATTATTCTTGA